A stretch of Prunus dulcis chromosome 6, ALMONDv2, whole genome shotgun sequence DNA encodes these proteins:
- the LOC117629945 gene encoding phospholipid-transporting ATPase 1-like isoform X2, which produces MTSGQPLLSSSDSSSAPVIHSSSLTKNLARLCSNASFSSSSLDNNDDAQSDLFEVKDNAVVSGCSEKPLENFSTPAAATQFHPAGSQLFPRFPLENPTQDRTRLVSWGAMELHNANTNSGTLEISQAPSRVQEKLCQRIRHKSVQFDDNLLHDDNPRLIYINDPKRTNDKYEFTGNEIRTSKYTIITFLPKNLFIQFHRVAYLYFLAIAALNQLPPLAVFGRTVSLFPLLFVLCVTAIKDGYEDWRRHRSDRNENNREALVFQSGQFQPKTWKHIQVGEVLKICADDTIPCDVVLLGTSDPSGIAYIQTMNLDGESNLKTRYARQETTSAVSEGCTFSGLIRCEQPNRNIYEFTANMEFNGHKFPLSQSNIVLRGCQLKNTAWIIGVAVYAGQETKAMLNSAASPSKRSKLESYMNRETFWLSIFLFIMCAVVATGMGLWLIHHKHQIDTLAYYRKRYYLSGRDNGKTFRFYGIPMEIFFSFLSSIIVFQIMIPISLYITMELVRLGQSYFMIEDRHMFDSSSGSRFQCRSLNINEDLGQIRYIFSDKTGTLTENKMEFRRASIFGRNFGTTLQEENDADLGRRRWKLKSEIAVDHELMEFLHKDLSGDDRIAAHEFFLTLAACNTVVPIVSNGTSSISAKNELDDVEAIDYQGESPDEQALVSAASAYGYTLFERTSGHIVIDVNGEKLRLDVLGLHEFDSVRKRMSVVIRFPNNAVKVLVKGADTTMFSTLANDPERDDDVKHSTQSHLSEYSSQGLRTLVVAARDLTDEELQQWQCMYEDASTSLTDRSLKLRQTAATIECNLKLLGVTAIEDKLQDGVPEAIESLRQAGIKVWVLTGDKQETAISIGLSCKLLTADMQQIIINGNSEDECRNLLTDSMLKYGVTSSNTRDQSFKLKKNAENGYLEIPGNAKTSSVPQWNAGKEEETITAPLALIIDGNSLVYILEKDLESELFDLATSCSVVLCCRVAPLQKAGIVDLIKTRTDDMTLAIGDGANDVSMIQMADVGVGICGQEGRQAVMASDFAMGQFRFLKRLLLVHGHWNYQRVGYMVLYNFYRNAVFVMMLFWYILSTAFSTTSALTDWSSVFYSVIYTSLPTIVVGILDKDLSHRTLLQYPKLYGAGHRHEAYNLHLFWITMLDTLWQSLVLFYVPLFTYKDSSIDIWSMGSLWTIAVVVLVNVHLAMDIHRWVFITHIAVWGSIVITYACMVVLDSIPVFPNYWTIYRMAKSPTYWIAILLITVVALLPRFVLKVVHQIFWPSDIQIAREAEILSRQHKHLSSKQDEGSS; this is translated from the exons ATGACTTCTGGGCAGCCATTGCTATCCTCATCTGATTCTTCATCAGCACCAGTGATTCACTCCTCTTCTCTCACTAAGAACCTTGCCCGTCTCTGCTCCAAtgcttccttttcttcttccagtCTTGACAACAATGACGATGCTCAAAGTGATCTATTTGAAGTGAAGGACAACGCTGTCGTTTCTGGTTGCTCTGAGAAACCCTTGGAAAATTTCAGTACTCCTGCAGCAGCAACGCAGTTTCATCCAGCCGGGTCTCAGTTATTTCCGCGGTTTCCGTTGGAAAACCCCACGCAGGATAGAACACGCCTGGTGTCGTGGGGTGCCATGGAACTGCATAATGCCAATACAAATTCAGGAACTCTTGAAATCTCCCAGGCTCCATCTAGGGTTCAGGAAAAGTTGTGTCAGAGGATCCGCCACAAAAGTGTGCAGTTTGATGATAACCTGCTACATGATGACAATCCAAGGTTAATCTATATTAATGATCCGAAGAGGACAAATGACAAATATGAGTTCACTGGGAATGAGATTCGAACTAGCAAGTACACCATCATTACCTTCTTGCCCAAGAATCTTTTCATTCAGTTTCACCGGGTTGCGTATTTGTATTTTCTAGCTATTGCTGCTCTGAACCAGCTTCCACCTCTAGCAGTCTTTGGAAGAACAGTGTCTCTTTTTCCCCTTCTGTTTGTGCTCTGTGTCACAGCTATCAAAGATGGCTATGAAGATTGGCGCAGGCATAGATCAGACAGGAATGAGAATAACCGGGAGGCTCTAGTGTTTCAATCTGGCCAATTTCAACCAAAGACATGGAAACATATTCAAGTGGGTGAGGTTCTGAAGATTTGTGCTGATGACACAATTCCTTGTGACGTGGTCTTGTTAGGGACAAGTGACCCTAGTGGAATTGCCTATATTCAAACAATGAATTTGGATGGTGAGTCGAACCTGAAAACAAGGTATGCCCGGCAGGAAACAACTTCAGCTGTATCTGAAGGGTGTACATTTTCGGGGCTCATCAGATGTGAACAACCTAATAGGAATATCTATGAGTTCACGGCCAACATGGAGTTTAATGGGCATAAATTTCCGCTAAGCCAATCGAACATAGTTTTGCGTGGTTGCCAGTTGAAGAACACAGCCTGGATAATTGGTGTTGCGGTATATGCTGGACAGGAAACAAAGGCAATGCTGAATAGTGCAGCTTCTCCTTCCAAGAGAAGCAAACTGGAAAGCTACATGAACAGGGAAACCTTTTGGCTGTCAATTTTCCTATTTATTATGTGTGCAGTTGTGGCCACTGGCATGGGCCTGTGGCTCATACACCATAAACATCAGATTGATACCTTGGCTTATTACAGGAAAAGATACTACTTATCTGGGAGGGATAATGGAAAAACCTTTAGATTTTATGGAATTCCTATGGagatttttttctcctttttgaGTTCTATCATAGTGTTTCAGATAATGATACCAATCTCTCTGTATATTACTATGGAATTGGTTCGTTTGGGCCAGTCATATTTCATGATTGAAGATAGGCATATGTTTGACAGTAGCTCTGGCTCAAGGTTCCAGTGCAGGTCCTTGAATATAAATGAGGATTTGGGTCAAATACGATATATATTTTCAGACAAAACAGGGACACTTACTGAAAACAAAATGGAATTCAGAAGAGCAAGCATATTTGGGAGGAATTTTGGGACCACTTTGCAGGAAGAGAATGATGCAG ATTTAGGTAGAAGGAGATGGAAGCTTAAAAGCGAAATTGCTGTAGATCATGAGCTCATGGAGTTTTTGCACAAAGACTTAAGTGGAGATGACAGGATTGCTGCACATGAGTTTTTCCTTACATTGGCTGCTTGTAATACTGTGGTTCCGATTGTCAGTAATGGTACATCTTCCATTTCTGCAAAAAATGAATTAGATGATGTAGAAGCTATTGACTATCAGGGGGAATCTCCTGATGAGCAAGCGCTAGTTTCTGCAGCCTCTGCTTATGGATATACTCTTTTTGAGCGCACATCTGGGCATATTGTTATTGACGTCAATGGTGAGAAACTAAG GTTGGATGTATTGGGTCTGCATGAGTTTGATAGCGTGCGGAAACGGATGTCTGTTGTTATCAGATTTCCGAACAATGCTGTAAAGGTGTTGGTGAAAGGTGCCGATACTACTATGTTCAGCACTTTAGCAAATGACCCTGAAAGGGATGATGATGTGAAGCATTCAACTCAGAGCCATCTGAGTGAGTATTCCTCACAAGGTTTACGTACTCTTGTAGTTGCTGCCAGGGATCTTACAGATGAAGAACTTCAGCAGTGGCAATGCATGTATGAAGATGCAAGTACCTCGTTGACTGATCGATCCTTGAAGTTACGTCAAACGGCAGCTACCATAGAATGCAACTTAAAGCTGCTGGGGGTGACTGCAATTGAGGATAAGCTACAAGATGGTGTGCCAGAAGCGATTGAGTCCCTCAGGCAAGCAGGAATCAAGGTCTGGGTTCTGACTGGAGATAAGCAAGAGACTGCCATTTCGATTGGTCTGTCGTGCAAACTCTTGACAGCAGATATGCAACAAATTATCATAAATGGAAATTCTGAGGATGAGTGCAGAAATCTTTTGACTGATTCTATGCTAAAATATGGTGTGACATCATCCAATACAAGAGATCAGagtttcaaattgaaaaagaatgcTGAAAATGGCTATCTTGAGATACCTGGGAATGCGAAGACGTCCAGTGTGCCTCAATGGAATGcagggaaggaagaagaaacgATAACTGCACCATTAGCACTCATAATAGATGGGAACAGTTTGGTGTACATTTTGGAGAAGGATTTGGAGTCAGAG CTTTTTGACCTTGCCACTTCCTGTAGTGTTGTGTTATGCTGTCGTGTTGCACCTTTGCAGAAAGCTGGAATTGTTGATCTAATTAAGACCCGTACTGATGATATGACACTGGCTATAGGTGATG GGGCAAATGATGTTTCAATGATTCAAATGGCGGATGTTGGAGTTGGAATTTGCGGTCAGGAGGGTCGTCAAGCTGTGATGGCATCAGACTTTGCTATGGGACAGTTTCGGTTTTTGAAAAGATTACTTCTGGTCCATGGACACTGGAATTATCAGCGTGTTGGCTATATGGTTCTGTACAACTTCTACCGCAATGCAGTTTTTGTAATGATGCTATTTTG GTATATATTATCAACAGCTTTTTCAACAACTTCCGCGTTAACAGATTGGAGTAGTGTTTTCTATTCTGTAATTTATACTTCTCTACCTACCATTGTGGTTGGTATACTGGACAAAGATCTGAGCCACAGGACACTGTTACAATATCCGAAACTCTATGGTGCAGGCCATAGACATGAGGCATACAATTTACATCTCTTCTGGATCACAATGCTTGACACCCTATGGCAGAGTCTTGTTCTATTCTATGTACCCCTCTTCACCTATAAGGATAGCTCAATTGATATATGGAGCATGGGCAGTTTGTGGACAATAGCCGTTGTTGTCCTTGTGAATGTACATTTGGCAATGGACATTCATCGTTGGGTATTTATCACTCATATTGCAGTATGGGGATCAATAGTTATCACATATGCCTGTATGGTGGTATTGGATTCCATACCTGTTTTTCCTAATTACTG GACTATATACCGTATGGCAAAGTCTCCCACATATTGGATCGCCATTTTGCTTATAACAGTTGTAGCGTTGCTCCCTCGTTTTGTATTGAAAGTTGTGCATCAAATTTTTTGGCCTTCAGATATCCAGATAGCTAGAGAAGCGGAGATATTAAGTAGACAACATAAGCATTTGAGCTCAAAGCAAGATGAAGGTTCAAGTTGA
- the LOC117631953 gene encoding probable WRKY transcription factor 70, with protein MELSWPESVLSNRERVMEELIQGRELASQLCRVLDDHKSTLVSGCGGGDVGSAEGLVTKILGSFANTIFILNGKEADGEIVSGDQIQGNSSGGGSADSSSWDANHAIIKSEDFHEEISCKSASTFKDRRGSYKRRKTSHSWTRDTPALTDDGHAWRKYGQKVIHNANHPRNYFRCTHKFDQSCQATKHVQQILDDPPVFRTTYYGNHTCRDYLKASELILDCTSHTESSSYIRFGDNKQDHPFFSSFTSVKKEVVVKEEKPQPSDEHLMASHHHNRSSSGDYNVSPHPTAFKSSCPLSGLSSTIDPYDYEGDVMSGLIVGPYYFDDEVLQYEF; from the exons ATGGAGTTGTCTTGGCCGGAGAGTGTGCTATCAAATAGGGAAAGGGTGATGGAGGAGTTGATCCAAGGGCGTGAGCTTGCAAGTCAACTTTGTAGGGTTCTTGATGATCATAAGTCAACACTTGTTAGTGGTTGTGGTGGAGGAGATGTTGGGTCGGCTGAGGGTCTTGTTACTAAGATTTTGGGGTCATTTGCAAATACCATTTTTATCTTAAATGGGAAGGAGGCTGACGGGGAGATTGTTTCTGGTGATCAGATTCAAGGGAATAGTAGTGGTGGTGGGTCTGCAGATTCATCATCTTGGGATGCCAATCATGCTATTATTAAGTCTGAAGATTTTCATGAGGAGATCAGTTGTAAGAGTGCTTCAACCTTCAAGGATCGTAGGGGTTCTTACAAGAGAAg GAAAACTTCACACTCTTGGACTAGAGACACTCCGGCTTTGACTGACGATGGTCATGCATGGAGGAAGTACGGACAAAAAGTCATCCACAATGCCAATCACCCAAG GAACTACTTTAGGTGCACCCACAAATTCGATCAATCGTGCCAAGCAACCAAACACGTGCAACAAATTCTAGATGATCCACCAGTTTTTCGGACCACATATTATGGCAATCACACATGCAGAGACTACTTGAAAGCTTCTGAGTTGATCTTGGATTGCACAAGCCATACAGAGTCTTCAAGTTACATCAGATTTGGCGACAATAAGCAAGACCACCCCTTTTTCTCATCTTTCACATCAGTGAAGAAAGAGGTCGTCGTCAAGGAAGAGAAACCACAACCAAGTGATGAGCATTTGATGGCAAGCCACCACCACAACCGTTCATCATCCGGTGATTATAATGTGTCACCTCATCCGACGGCGTTCAAGTCGTCTTGTCCCCTTAGCGGGCTTTCGTCAACCATTGATCCATATGATTATGAGGGCGATGTGATGTCTGGTTTAATTGTGGGGCCTTATTACTTTGATGATGAAGTTTTGcaatatgaattttga
- the LOC117629945 gene encoding phospholipid-transporting ATPase 1-like isoform X1, with protein sequence MTSGQPLLSSSDSSSAPVIHSSSLTKNLARLCSNASFSSSSLDNNDDAQSDLFEVKDNAVVSGCSEKPLENFSTPAAATQFHPAGSQLFPRFPLENPTQDRTRLVSWGAMELHNANTNSGTLEISQAPSRVQEKLCQRIRHKSVQFDDNLLHDDNPRLIYINDPKRTNDKYEFTGNEIRTSKYTIITFLPKNLFIQFHRVAYLYFLAIAALNQLPPLAVFGRTVSLFPLLFVLCVTAIKDGYEDWRRHRSDRNENNREALVFQSGQFQPKTWKHIQVGEVLKICADDTIPCDVVLLGTSDPSGIAYIQTMNLDGESNLKTRYARQETTSAVSEGCTFSGLIRCEQPNRNIYEFTANMEFNGHKFPLSQSNIVLRGCQLKNTAWIIGVAVYAGQETKAMLNSAASPSKRSKLESYMNRETFWLSIFLFIMCAVVATGMGLWLIHHKHQIDTLAYYRKRYYLSGRDNGKTFRFYGIPMEIFFSFLSSIIVFQIMIPISLYITMELVRLGQSYFMIEDRHMFDSSSGSRFQCRSLNINEDLGQIRYIFSDKTGTLTENKMEFRRASIFGRNFGTTLQEENDAGVDLGRRRWKLKSEIAVDHELMEFLHKDLSGDDRIAAHEFFLTLAACNTVVPIVSNGTSSISAKNELDDVEAIDYQGESPDEQALVSAASAYGYTLFERTSGHIVIDVNGEKLRLDVLGLHEFDSVRKRMSVVIRFPNNAVKVLVKGADTTMFSTLANDPERDDDVKHSTQSHLSEYSSQGLRTLVVAARDLTDEELQQWQCMYEDASTSLTDRSLKLRQTAATIECNLKLLGVTAIEDKLQDGVPEAIESLRQAGIKVWVLTGDKQETAISIGLSCKLLTADMQQIIINGNSEDECRNLLTDSMLKYGVTSSNTRDQSFKLKKNAENGYLEIPGNAKTSSVPQWNAGKEEETITAPLALIIDGNSLVYILEKDLESELFDLATSCSVVLCCRVAPLQKAGIVDLIKTRTDDMTLAIGDGANDVSMIQMADVGVGICGQEGRQAVMASDFAMGQFRFLKRLLLVHGHWNYQRVGYMVLYNFYRNAVFVMMLFWYILSTAFSTTSALTDWSSVFYSVIYTSLPTIVVGILDKDLSHRTLLQYPKLYGAGHRHEAYNLHLFWITMLDTLWQSLVLFYVPLFTYKDSSIDIWSMGSLWTIAVVVLVNVHLAMDIHRWVFITHIAVWGSIVITYACMVVLDSIPVFPNYWTIYRMAKSPTYWIAILLITVVALLPRFVLKVVHQIFWPSDIQIAREAEILSRQHKHLSSKQDEGSS encoded by the exons ATGACTTCTGGGCAGCCATTGCTATCCTCATCTGATTCTTCATCAGCACCAGTGATTCACTCCTCTTCTCTCACTAAGAACCTTGCCCGTCTCTGCTCCAAtgcttccttttcttcttccagtCTTGACAACAATGACGATGCTCAAAGTGATCTATTTGAAGTGAAGGACAACGCTGTCGTTTCTGGTTGCTCTGAGAAACCCTTGGAAAATTTCAGTACTCCTGCAGCAGCAACGCAGTTTCATCCAGCCGGGTCTCAGTTATTTCCGCGGTTTCCGTTGGAAAACCCCACGCAGGATAGAACACGCCTGGTGTCGTGGGGTGCCATGGAACTGCATAATGCCAATACAAATTCAGGAACTCTTGAAATCTCCCAGGCTCCATCTAGGGTTCAGGAAAAGTTGTGTCAGAGGATCCGCCACAAAAGTGTGCAGTTTGATGATAACCTGCTACATGATGACAATCCAAGGTTAATCTATATTAATGATCCGAAGAGGACAAATGACAAATATGAGTTCACTGGGAATGAGATTCGAACTAGCAAGTACACCATCATTACCTTCTTGCCCAAGAATCTTTTCATTCAGTTTCACCGGGTTGCGTATTTGTATTTTCTAGCTATTGCTGCTCTGAACCAGCTTCCACCTCTAGCAGTCTTTGGAAGAACAGTGTCTCTTTTTCCCCTTCTGTTTGTGCTCTGTGTCACAGCTATCAAAGATGGCTATGAAGATTGGCGCAGGCATAGATCAGACAGGAATGAGAATAACCGGGAGGCTCTAGTGTTTCAATCTGGCCAATTTCAACCAAAGACATGGAAACATATTCAAGTGGGTGAGGTTCTGAAGATTTGTGCTGATGACACAATTCCTTGTGACGTGGTCTTGTTAGGGACAAGTGACCCTAGTGGAATTGCCTATATTCAAACAATGAATTTGGATGGTGAGTCGAACCTGAAAACAAGGTATGCCCGGCAGGAAACAACTTCAGCTGTATCTGAAGGGTGTACATTTTCGGGGCTCATCAGATGTGAACAACCTAATAGGAATATCTATGAGTTCACGGCCAACATGGAGTTTAATGGGCATAAATTTCCGCTAAGCCAATCGAACATAGTTTTGCGTGGTTGCCAGTTGAAGAACACAGCCTGGATAATTGGTGTTGCGGTATATGCTGGACAGGAAACAAAGGCAATGCTGAATAGTGCAGCTTCTCCTTCCAAGAGAAGCAAACTGGAAAGCTACATGAACAGGGAAACCTTTTGGCTGTCAATTTTCCTATTTATTATGTGTGCAGTTGTGGCCACTGGCATGGGCCTGTGGCTCATACACCATAAACATCAGATTGATACCTTGGCTTATTACAGGAAAAGATACTACTTATCTGGGAGGGATAATGGAAAAACCTTTAGATTTTATGGAATTCCTATGGagatttttttctcctttttgaGTTCTATCATAGTGTTTCAGATAATGATACCAATCTCTCTGTATATTACTATGGAATTGGTTCGTTTGGGCCAGTCATATTTCATGATTGAAGATAGGCATATGTTTGACAGTAGCTCTGGCTCAAGGTTCCAGTGCAGGTCCTTGAATATAAATGAGGATTTGGGTCAAATACGATATATATTTTCAGACAAAACAGGGACACTTACTGAAAACAAAATGGAATTCAGAAGAGCAAGCATATTTGGGAGGAATTTTGGGACCACTTTGCAGGAAGAGAATGATGCAG GAGTAGATTTAGGTAGAAGGAGATGGAAGCTTAAAAGCGAAATTGCTGTAGATCATGAGCTCATGGAGTTTTTGCACAAAGACTTAAGTGGAGATGACAGGATTGCTGCACATGAGTTTTTCCTTACATTGGCTGCTTGTAATACTGTGGTTCCGATTGTCAGTAATGGTACATCTTCCATTTCTGCAAAAAATGAATTAGATGATGTAGAAGCTATTGACTATCAGGGGGAATCTCCTGATGAGCAAGCGCTAGTTTCTGCAGCCTCTGCTTATGGATATACTCTTTTTGAGCGCACATCTGGGCATATTGTTATTGACGTCAATGGTGAGAAACTAAG GTTGGATGTATTGGGTCTGCATGAGTTTGATAGCGTGCGGAAACGGATGTCTGTTGTTATCAGATTTCCGAACAATGCTGTAAAGGTGTTGGTGAAAGGTGCCGATACTACTATGTTCAGCACTTTAGCAAATGACCCTGAAAGGGATGATGATGTGAAGCATTCAACTCAGAGCCATCTGAGTGAGTATTCCTCACAAGGTTTACGTACTCTTGTAGTTGCTGCCAGGGATCTTACAGATGAAGAACTTCAGCAGTGGCAATGCATGTATGAAGATGCAAGTACCTCGTTGACTGATCGATCCTTGAAGTTACGTCAAACGGCAGCTACCATAGAATGCAACTTAAAGCTGCTGGGGGTGACTGCAATTGAGGATAAGCTACAAGATGGTGTGCCAGAAGCGATTGAGTCCCTCAGGCAAGCAGGAATCAAGGTCTGGGTTCTGACTGGAGATAAGCAAGAGACTGCCATTTCGATTGGTCTGTCGTGCAAACTCTTGACAGCAGATATGCAACAAATTATCATAAATGGAAATTCTGAGGATGAGTGCAGAAATCTTTTGACTGATTCTATGCTAAAATATGGTGTGACATCATCCAATACAAGAGATCAGagtttcaaattgaaaaagaatgcTGAAAATGGCTATCTTGAGATACCTGGGAATGCGAAGACGTCCAGTGTGCCTCAATGGAATGcagggaaggaagaagaaacgATAACTGCACCATTAGCACTCATAATAGATGGGAACAGTTTGGTGTACATTTTGGAGAAGGATTTGGAGTCAGAG CTTTTTGACCTTGCCACTTCCTGTAGTGTTGTGTTATGCTGTCGTGTTGCACCTTTGCAGAAAGCTGGAATTGTTGATCTAATTAAGACCCGTACTGATGATATGACACTGGCTATAGGTGATG GGGCAAATGATGTTTCAATGATTCAAATGGCGGATGTTGGAGTTGGAATTTGCGGTCAGGAGGGTCGTCAAGCTGTGATGGCATCAGACTTTGCTATGGGACAGTTTCGGTTTTTGAAAAGATTACTTCTGGTCCATGGACACTGGAATTATCAGCGTGTTGGCTATATGGTTCTGTACAACTTCTACCGCAATGCAGTTTTTGTAATGATGCTATTTTG GTATATATTATCAACAGCTTTTTCAACAACTTCCGCGTTAACAGATTGGAGTAGTGTTTTCTATTCTGTAATTTATACTTCTCTACCTACCATTGTGGTTGGTATACTGGACAAAGATCTGAGCCACAGGACACTGTTACAATATCCGAAACTCTATGGTGCAGGCCATAGACATGAGGCATACAATTTACATCTCTTCTGGATCACAATGCTTGACACCCTATGGCAGAGTCTTGTTCTATTCTATGTACCCCTCTTCACCTATAAGGATAGCTCAATTGATATATGGAGCATGGGCAGTTTGTGGACAATAGCCGTTGTTGTCCTTGTGAATGTACATTTGGCAATGGACATTCATCGTTGGGTATTTATCACTCATATTGCAGTATGGGGATCAATAGTTATCACATATGCCTGTATGGTGGTATTGGATTCCATACCTGTTTTTCCTAATTACTG GACTATATACCGTATGGCAAAGTCTCCCACATATTGGATCGCCATTTTGCTTATAACAGTTGTAGCGTTGCTCCCTCGTTTTGTATTGAAAGTTGTGCATCAAATTTTTTGGCCTTCAGATATCCAGATAGCTAGAGAAGCGGAGATATTAAGTAGACAACATAAGCATTTGAGCTCAAAGCAAGATGAAGGTTCAAGTTGA